Below is a genomic region from Helianthus annuus cultivar XRQ/B chromosome 2, HanXRQr2.0-SUNRISE, whole genome shotgun sequence.
AACAATGTACTGAACCGGTATcagtatcaaatttaccaaaccgggtacagtttcggtaccgattcggtaccgacttttgagattttcggtaccggtatttaccgatttttaccctcaaataccggtaccgaaccgtaccgtaccaggtatattcggtactggtacccacttttggggattttcggtaccggttcggtaccgagctcatccctatttGCAAGAACCCTACAGTTTATAAATTTATGCTTggtttttgttattattttgtaatattaatatttttttatctaGCCCATTTCATTGACCTCTTTGCACAAAGAACTGAaatttataaatatgtgtttgcTTTTTGCTATGATTCATGTAATTAATTTAGATGTGATACATGAGGAATGACATTATTCGTGGAGGGCACCAAAAAAATTTCATCAGGTTGGTTTTTTCTGGTGCTTAGATGTATGTTAAGTGGACGTCCGAATTTTCAATTGGGGTTGCATCTGGTCACACAAATAAGGATCACTTGCTATTGTACTTGGTAAAACTAGTTTGAAATCATATTAGAAACTAACAGAAAATTATAATTCTTTCTAAATTACTTAAACATAAATATCAATTAAAAAAgctttaaaaaatataaaacttattgTGGTATgaattattgtaaaaataaaaggATTATGAAGaggttgtttaaaaaaaaaagattatgaAGAGAGATAATATATAATACTAGTCTATTATCTACATGGCTATGTTGTCAGCATTTATTACACGGCCAACAAGTTGACTTGtgagtaaaaagtaaaaaaaaaaaaatggttgaCTTCAGGGTGTATTTAACATAACCCTATTTTAGTTCACcacattttaatttttttaatgtgTTGATATGAGTACTAATACTAAGCACGCCATGCGGGGATAACAAGATCATAGTCATACCTACAAACACTTGCAGCACTGAATGCGTTGTTATCCAATCCGCAAAAACCAAGTCCCGAACAGCTTCGCACACCAAAAACAACGCTCCGAGCCCTTGCTTATCTCTCAACTGACACCTTTCCAAATATAACTCTTCAAGTGTAGGGCAAGAACCTAAATGCTCACTAGGCCCGGGATTCGGATCGATAAATTTGCAAGATTGAAACTTTAACGTCTTCAAATTCGTGCAATACGACAACGCAGCTAACCACGCATCTTCTAGTTTATGATCGCAAAGGGttaactcttccatcatttggcAACATTGGCCAATCGCTTTAATCCCGTCACAACTCCCTTCGCAACCTGACAAGCTCAAGCTTTAACAACCTCGGACACACTTGAGCCAAGATAGTCAACCCAATATCCGATATCACAGAATCATACAATCCATTTACCGAACCAATGAGTTTCAAAATTTGTAAATTCCTAAAACCTGCAAGCCCTTTTAGATCCAAATCTGTACAGGAACATAACTCTAGTTCCTGCAAAGCCAAACACTCATTTGCAATAGACACTAACCCTTCTAAGCTTACGCCACACAACACAAGCCTTCTTAAATTAGGGCAACTTTGAGCTAGAATCCGAACCCCTCTATCGACCGCACGAATGCTCAAAAAATCAGGCTTCCAAACACACTCATTGTCGGATATAAACGAATTAACATGAATCGACACGAATTGATTACTCAAACAAATACCCGAATTCCGAGGGGATATTATGCAAGCTTGAACAATATCAACATCAATAAGATTAGGAAAACGAAAACCGAGTCTACCCGAATCAAGAAAATCCCAATCCAATAATCTCAATGACTTAACTAAACCACCACTAATCTTTAACCACCTTTTACAAACTAAACAGCTAGAAAGCTGACTTTTTGTAAGATTTGAGAGTATAGCAGTCAAAACTTCATAAACCAAAAGGgtataatctttttttttttttaaacagcaTCTCGATCAAAAGGGTATAATCTTGAGCTACCAAACCGGGGCTATTCTATCTTGGGGCATTTTAGGGATTTCGGTACCTTTATAACCTATAATGTTAAGGTGACATGTGCAGGGCCGGTCCTAGAATTTTGGGGGCCCAAAGCGAATTAAAATTTCGAGaccctttttaattttttaggctCGTAATTTCAGTTTGTATCGTATCTGACATGAAATATATTAGGAAAAAACTTATAAAACACTTAACCGTTATATAAACTAGAAGATTTCCCTAATCAAATAATATTGGGATCTAATAAGTAAATGAGTTAAATGcatggttggtccctgtggtttgcaaatattgcagacttggtcctagtgaTTTACTAATTACAGAGTTGGTCCCAGTGGTTGCAAATTTTGCAC
It encodes:
- the LOC110893907 gene encoding F-box protein At5g07670-like, with the translated sequence MTAYTYTTCIVSGVRFKTLERDAKCATQNSGVEVVGENVLTAILSNLTKSQLSSCLVCKRWLKISGGLVKSLRLLDWDFLDSGRLGFRFPNLIDVDIVQACIISPRNSGICLSNQFVSIHVNSFISDNECVWKPDFLSIRAVDRGVRILAQSCPNLRRLVLCGVSLEGLVSIANECLALQELELCSCTDLDLKGLAGFRNLQILKLIGSVNGLYDSVISDIGLTILAQVCPRLLKLELVRLRREL